Below is a window of Streptomyces qaidamensis DNA.
CCGCCGGGCGCCGACGGCGTCACCCACTGAGCGAGCCGGGGCACGGACGTGGCGATGAACCGGTCCAGTTCGTCCGACCACGCCAGGCCGGCCTCGTGCACCTTCTTGCGGACGTCCTCCCACTCGGCGTCGCCCGGGCACCGCTCGTACCAGTCGCCCGGGCCCTCGACGGCTCCCTCCCCGGCCCGGTGCAGCAGCGCCATGGTCCGGCCGAACCAGTGCAGGACGGCGGGGTCGGAGGGGTCGGCCTCGGCGCCGTCGATCCAGTCGTACAGCTTCACCCAGGACCCGCCGCCCGGGGAGTCGACGCGGGAGACGTGGGCGCCGTGCCGGGCGCGGTGGAGGCGAGGGGAGGCGATGCCGAGGTCCGCCGCGGAGTCCCGTAGCGCGGCCTCGCGGGTGACCTGGGCCTCGTCGCAGCCGAAGAGGAGTTCCTTCACGGCCCAGGAGCGGCCGTTTCCGGAGAGTTTCCAGATCTGGCCGAGGGCGCCGCGGGTGACGGGGACCATGGTCCAGGGGCCGGTTCCGAGGGCGTAGAGCTCGGCTATGACACCGGCCCTGTCATCGGATCGGGTGCGGTCGGTCAATGTCTGTCCTCTTCTCGGGGCCAGTTCAGGAGCAGTACGTGCAGGGCGTCGATCGCCCGGTCCCAGGACGCCTGCATGTCACGGGCCGCGCCGAAGGCGCCGGTGGACTCCAGGGCGCAGTAGCCGTGGAAGGTACTGCGCACCAGGCGCACGGCATCGGTGAGGTCGGGTTCCTCCAGGCCGTAGGCGCGGAGCATGCCGTAGGTGACGTCGGCCGTGCGGCGCATCGCGGGGGAGCCGCTGACGAGTTCCTGGTCGATGCGGATCTGGGTAGCGGCGTACCGGCCGGGATGGTCCAGGGCGTAGGCACGGTAGGCGGCGGCGAAGGCGCCCAGCGTGTCCCTGCCGGCCTCCCGCCCCTCGACCGCCTCCGCGATCCAGTCGATCATCTCGCCACCGGCCAGCAGGGCCATACGGGTCCGCAGGTCCTTCAGACTCCGGACGTGGGTGTACAGACTCGCGTCCTTCACCCCGAAGCGGCGGGCCAGCGCGGAAAGGGTGACGTGCTCGACACCGGCCTCATCGGCGAGATCGGCTGCGGCCGCGACGAGACGCTCGGGGGTGAGTCCGGCTCTGGGCATGGGGAGTTCGGGGTTACCTCTCGAAGAGGGCCATGTCGTCGGCGAAACAGATGATGAGCTGATTGTCGACGGCGGTGGCGGCGGTGGCGACGAGGGGGAGGCCGATGGTCGCGGCGCACTCACCGGTGCGGAGGTTCCACAGGCGGGCGGTGTGGTCGTCGGCGGCGGTGAGGGCGTGGGGCTCCCCGTCAAGAGCGACACGGCTGACCGTGTGGATCGGGGCGCTGTGTCCGGTGAGACGGAGGACGGCTTCTCCGGTGTGGAGGTCCCACAGCCGCACGGTGTGATCGTGGCTGCCGGTGAGCAGGTGGGGGCGGTCGCCGAGAGTGATGCGGCACATCAACTCCACGGAGGCGGTATGCCCGGTGAGGATGCGCACGCACTGCCCGGTACCGAAATCCCACAGGTGTACGTCGGAGCTGTAGGCGGTGGTGAGCGCGTGAGGGCGATCGCCGATGACCACGCCGGCGACCCGCTCGATGTCCGGGTCCTCGGTCTGGAGGGTATGGGAGCACTCTCCGCTACTCACGTCCCACAGCTTGACGGTGCCGTCGTAGGCAGAGGCGGTCACCAGGTGAGGGCGGCCGTCGACGGTCAGGACGTCCTCGCCGCTGAGCTCGCCGGATCCTCCGCTGAAGCTGCGCACCTGATGTCCCGTTCGCACGTCCCAGAGGTGCGTGGTGCCGTCATGATCGACCGTGAGGGCGTGGGGTCGCTCATCGACGATGACGCAGCCGACGGCCTCTCCATGATCCAGCAGTGTCAGCGAGCACACGCACTCACCGGTGGCGGTTCTCCGGAGGCGGACCGACCCGTCGTAACTGCCCGTCAGAACGTGCGGGCGCCCGCCCATCACGACTTCCGTGATGTCGGTGATCCAGTCGGTGTGCCACTCACGGGACGGGACTGTCCGGGCGCTGGTCAGGCCCCAGAGACGGAGTGTGCCGTCGTACCCGGTGGAAATGGCGTGCGGGCGCCCGTCCATGTCCGAAGCGCACAGGGACTGCACGAAGTTGGTGTGCCCGGTGGCCATGGGCGCGAGCAGTGCCGCCACCCGGTCCGCGTCCGTCACCGCACCCGGCAGTCCCGGAATGCCGGAGTCCGTGTAGACGCCGACGCCGACCGAGGTCAGGAACCGCCTCCCGGCCCCCGGGTCGGTCACGTCAGCCCCTCGGCGACCGCCCGGCCCGTCTTCCGGGCCGTCAGGTAGCGCAGCAGGCTGTGCGGCTTGAGGCTCAGCCGGTTGAAGATCAGGGACATGCCGAGCGGGGAGCCGACCGTCACCAGGTCGGTGACCGGCCACTCGGGGTGCTCGCACAGCGCTTCGTACGCCACCACCGAGCCCAGCGAGTGCGCGACGACCACGCGCGTGTCGGGGCCGATCTCCTCCGCCACCCGGGGCCGGGCCTCCTGCCAGACGACGAGCTCGTTCATGTACCGCCGCACCTGCTTCAGGGCGAGCACCATCATGCGGTCCGAGTACGTGCCGAAGAACCGGGACCCGGACAGCGCGTCCAGCGCGGAGCGGACCCGCTGGGACAGCAGCCGTCCCGGTGCCGGGGATCGCGCGGGTGCCGGGCTCGTCCGGGGCCGTGACCGCCGGGTCCGTCTCCGCGGCGGCCTCCCACCACGCTGTGAGCAACTCCGCTTCGAAACCGTCTTCGACGTCGTGCTCGTCCCAGGGCGGTACGCCGAGGTTGCGCGTGCCCTCCTCGAAGAAGACGTTGCCGTAGAACGCGCAGGCGATGTCGTCCTCGGTGAGCCGCAGCCCCGAGCCGTGCCGTACGCCGTCACGCAGGGCCGGGACCACGTCCCGGCCCATCAGCGCCGACCCCGACCACTCGTGCCCGATCCCGTGCACCACCACGACCCGTGCCATCGCCCGTTCCCCCGGTGCTCATCGGCGCAGTTCAGAGGGATCGAGCGTAGTACGGGGCACGGACCGGCGGGGCCGTTTGCCGTCACCGGGGGCGCAGGAGCCCCAGGTCCGTGCCCCACGCGTCCAGGACCTCGTCGAGACCGGCCCGGCGCGCCGCCTCCTCGACACCGGCGAAGAGGGCCCGCTGGGTGTGCGGATCCCCGTCGGCCAGGATGCGCCGCAGGACCGGCAGGAGCCGGTCCGCACCCCACCGGGGGTCGCCCAGTGGCTGCCGCTCCAGTTCCCACCGCAGGTACTTGTTGTAGGGCCGGACCCGGCGGTGCAGGGCGAACAGCACCTCCAGTGCGTACGGGACGGACTCGGCGGCATCCAGATGGCCCAGGTCGGGGCGGTCGTCGCGGTAGCTCTTCAGGGAGCGGTACGCCTGGTTGACGTAGGCGTCGAGCCGGCCGGCGGCGGCATGCCGGGCTTCGTCGGCGCCGAGTGTCCGCTTCTCGTCGAGGATCTCGGCGATGGTCCCGTCGAGCCGGTCGAACAGCACCTCGGCGTGGACGTAGGAGTACCGCGCGAAGCTGTCCGGGCGGCCGGGCATGCCACGGGTGCGGAACTGAGCGAGGGTGATGACGACGAGGTCGAGGTGGGCCGAGCGGAAGCGGTCCAGTGCGGCGAGGACCGGCACGCTCTCGTCACGCACGACGACGTGCAGGTCGTGGTCGGAGTGGGCCGTCGGCATGCCGGCGTGCACCCGGGAGCCGCTGAGGACGAGCC
It encodes the following:
- a CDS encoding phosphotransferase enzyme family protein encodes the protein MVPVTRGALGQIWKLSGNGRSWAVKELLFGCDEAQVTREAALRDSAADLGIASPRLHRARHGAHVSRVDSPGGGSWVKLYDWIDGAEADPSDPAVLHWFGRTMALLHRAGEGAVEGPGDWYERCPGDAEWEDVRKKVHEAGLAWSDELDRFIATSVPRLAQWVTPSAPGGLVTSHLDLRPQNVLVGRDGPVLLDWDNAGPVSAEREFARAVHVWSGGNDVDIASARRLARSYREAGGPAVLTGPESFSMLFATALNYVHVQAETAVDPGVTPEQRDFGARQAVTCLREVPDLGAVSRLIAALGT
- a CDS encoding TetR-like C-terminal domain-containing protein, yielding MPRAGLTPERLVAAAADLADEAGVEHVTLSALARRFGVKDASLYTHVRSLKDLRTRMALLAGGEMIDWIAEAVEGREAGRDTLGAFAAAYRAYALDHPGRYAATQIRIDQELVSGSPAMRRTADVTYGMLRAYGLEEPDLTDAVRLVRSTFHGYCALESTGAFGAARDMQASWDRAIDALHVLLLNWPREEDRH
- a CDS encoding WD40 repeat domain-containing protein yields the protein MTDPGAGRRFLTSVGVGVYTDSGIPGLPGAVTDADRVAALLAPMATGHTNFVQSLCASDMDGRPHAISTGYDGTLRLWGLTSARTVPSREWHTDWITDITEVVMGGRPHVLTGSYDGSVRLRRTATGECVCSLTLLDHGEAVGCVIVDERPHALTVDHDGTTHLWDVRTGHQVRSFSGGSGELSGEDVLTVDGRPHLVTASAYDGTVKLWDVSSGECSHTLQTEDPDIERVAGVVIGDRPHALTTAYSSDVHLWDFGTGQCVRILTGHTASVELMCRITLGDRPHLLTGSHDHTVRLWDLHTGEAVLRLTGHSAPIHTVSRVALDGEPHALTAADDHTARLWNLRTGECAATIGLPLVATAATAVDNQLIICFADDMALFER
- a CDS encoding alpha/beta hydrolase — encoded protein: MMVLALKQVRRYMNELVVWQEARPRVAEEIGPDTRVVVAHSLGSVVAYEALCEHPEWPVTDLVTVGSPLGMSLIFNRLSLKPHSLLRYLTARKTGRAVAEGLT